A stretch of Castanea sativa cultivar Marrone di Chiusa Pesio chromosome 2, ASM4071231v1 DNA encodes these proteins:
- the LOC142623367 gene encoding uncharacterized protein LOC142623367 isoform X3, with the protein MQFQIPRWRNLSMIKNSLISSTPTATHFASFHSTPTSFQKWENKWKSDIGGGQEPTKKNFRYAIRQKRADAKRALKDLLYKSGSSNFLDEEKLSTHNLGTNSFAKQEGKSHCSSKKGRSKFSSYDAEKIHHHKLKRRLRRKTFSEDFDNDPEPIFKATFGNRWYTWSFNSWHESSFRNSTSGFEWREQSSWKNSRTKRWESQSETELDDYSSSVGLRSDRTILGLPPTGPLKIEDVKNAFRLSALKWHPDKHQGPSQVIV; encoded by the exons atGCAATTTCAGATACCCAGATGGCGAAACTTGTCGATGATCAAGAATTCATTGATTTCATCAACTCCAACAGCAACCCATTTTGCTTCGTTTCATTCTACCCCTACTTCGTTCCAGAAGTGGGAGAACAAGTGGAAGTCT GATATAGGAGGAGGTCAGGAACCAACTAAG aaAAATTTCAGATATGCAATACGTCAAAAGCGTGCTGATGCAAAGAGAGCTTTAAAAGACCTCCTCTACAAAAGTGGGTCCTCAAATTTTTTG GATGAAGAGAAGCTTTCAACACACAATTTGGGAACCAACAGTTTTGCAAAGCAGGAGGGTAAATCACATTGCTCTAGTAAGAAAGGACGATCAAAGTTTTCTTCTTATGATGCTGAAAAAATTCACCACCATAAACTAAAAC gTAGGTTGAGACGAAAGACTTTTTCTGAGGACTTTGACAATGATCCTGAGCCAATCTTTAAAGCAACATTTGGGAACAGATGGTATACATGGTCGTTTAACTCATGGCACGAATCTTCTTTCCGAAATTCAACATCTGGATTTGAGTGGAGGGAGCAATCAAGCTGGAAAAACAGTAGAACTAAAAGATGGGAAAGTCAGAGTGAAACTGAATTGGATGACTATTCAAGTTCTGTAGGATTACGTTCGGATAGAACTATTCTTGGTCTGCCTCCAACAGGCCCTCTAAAGATTGAAGATGTTAAAAATGC TTTCCGCTTGTCAGCTTTAAAATGGCATCCTGATAAGCATCAAGGCCCTTCACAG GTCATTGTGTAG
- the LOC142623367 gene encoding uncharacterized protein LOC142623367 isoform X1, producing the protein MQFQIPRWRNLSMIKNSLISSTPTATHFASFHSTPTSFQKWENKWKSDIGGGQEPTKKNFRYAIRQKRADAKRALKDLLYKSGSSNFLDEEKLSTHNLGTNSFAKQEGKSHCSSKKGRSKFSSYDAEKIHHHKLKRRLRRKTFSEDFDNDPEPIFKATFGNRWYTWSFNSWHESSFRNSTSGFEWREQSSWKNSRTKRWESQSETELDDYSSSVGLRSDRTILGLPPTGPLKIEDVKNAFRLSALKWHPDKHQGPSQAMAEEKFKLCSNAYRSLCSALAPA; encoded by the exons atGCAATTTCAGATACCCAGATGGCGAAACTTGTCGATGATCAAGAATTCATTGATTTCATCAACTCCAACAGCAACCCATTTTGCTTCGTTTCATTCTACCCCTACTTCGTTCCAGAAGTGGGAGAACAAGTGGAAGTCT GATATAGGAGGAGGTCAGGAACCAACTAAG aaAAATTTCAGATATGCAATACGTCAAAAGCGTGCTGATGCAAAGAGAGCTTTAAAAGACCTCCTCTACAAAAGTGGGTCCTCAAATTTTTTG GATGAAGAGAAGCTTTCAACACACAATTTGGGAACCAACAGTTTTGCAAAGCAGGAGGGTAAATCACATTGCTCTAGTAAGAAAGGACGATCAAAGTTTTCTTCTTATGATGCTGAAAAAATTCACCACCATAAACTAAAAC gTAGGTTGAGACGAAAGACTTTTTCTGAGGACTTTGACAATGATCCTGAGCCAATCTTTAAAGCAACATTTGGGAACAGATGGTATACATGGTCGTTTAACTCATGGCACGAATCTTCTTTCCGAAATTCAACATCTGGATTTGAGTGGAGGGAGCAATCAAGCTGGAAAAACAGTAGAACTAAAAGATGGGAAAGTCAGAGTGAAACTGAATTGGATGACTATTCAAGTTCTGTAGGATTACGTTCGGATAGAACTATTCTTGGTCTGCCTCCAACAGGCCCTCTAAAGATTGAAGATGTTAAAAATGC TTTCCGCTTGTCAGCTTTAAAATGGCATCCTGATAAGCATCAAGGCCCTTCACAG GCAATGGCTGAGGAGAAATTCAAACTGTGTTCTAATGCGTACAGGTCATTGTGTAGTGCTCTCGCCCCAGCTTAA
- the LOC142623367 gene encoding uncharacterized protein LOC142623367 isoform X2, with amino-acid sequence MQFQIPRWRNLSMIKNSLISSTPTATHFASFHSTPTSFQKWENKWKSKNFRYAIRQKRADAKRALKDLLYKSGSSNFLDEEKLSTHNLGTNSFAKQEGKSHCSSKKGRSKFSSYDAEKIHHHKLKRRLRRKTFSEDFDNDPEPIFKATFGNRWYTWSFNSWHESSFRNSTSGFEWREQSSWKNSRTKRWESQSETELDDYSSSVGLRSDRTILGLPPTGPLKIEDVKNAFRLSALKWHPDKHQGPSQAMAEEKFKLCSNAYRSLCSALAPA; translated from the exons atGCAATTTCAGATACCCAGATGGCGAAACTTGTCGATGATCAAGAATTCATTGATTTCATCAACTCCAACAGCAACCCATTTTGCTTCGTTTCATTCTACCCCTACTTCGTTCCAGAAGTGGGAGAACAAGTGGAAGTCT aaAAATTTCAGATATGCAATACGTCAAAAGCGTGCTGATGCAAAGAGAGCTTTAAAAGACCTCCTCTACAAAAGTGGGTCCTCAAATTTTTTG GATGAAGAGAAGCTTTCAACACACAATTTGGGAACCAACAGTTTTGCAAAGCAGGAGGGTAAATCACATTGCTCTAGTAAGAAAGGACGATCAAAGTTTTCTTCTTATGATGCTGAAAAAATTCACCACCATAAACTAAAAC gTAGGTTGAGACGAAAGACTTTTTCTGAGGACTTTGACAATGATCCTGAGCCAATCTTTAAAGCAACATTTGGGAACAGATGGTATACATGGTCGTTTAACTCATGGCACGAATCTTCTTTCCGAAATTCAACATCTGGATTTGAGTGGAGGGAGCAATCAAGCTGGAAAAACAGTAGAACTAAAAGATGGGAAAGTCAGAGTGAAACTGAATTGGATGACTATTCAAGTTCTGTAGGATTACGTTCGGATAGAACTATTCTTGGTCTGCCTCCAACAGGCCCTCTAAAGATTGAAGATGTTAAAAATGC TTTCCGCTTGTCAGCTTTAAAATGGCATCCTGATAAGCATCAAGGCCCTTCACAG GCAATGGCTGAGGAGAAATTCAAACTGTGTTCTAATGCGTACAGGTCATTGTGTAGTGCTCTCGCCCCAGCTTAA
- the LOC142626076 gene encoding uncharacterized protein LOC142626076, translated as MADYETHHHHQAIPKETAFQALNTIIQLHFEKTLEKKRSIDLQKKELHKLFQLFFIFLGLVFLAQAQSPRLQCRHCWVPITLLSLSHLIFYVSVAQTLRCINGFKYQRRCHKLTLGLATEKLREMKIRASGGGGGGGDHFDGVGDDEFEIHYQEPPESYFGKFKRNWALHFGFLILIYGFMVSSSVVLLCF; from the coding sequence ATGGCAGACTAcgaaacccaccaccaccaccaagcAATCCCAAAAGAAACAGCTTTCCAGGCTCTAAACACCATAATCCAGCTCCACTTCGAGAAGACCCTCGAGAAAAAGCGTTCCATAGACCTCCAAAAGAAGGAGCTCCACAAGCTTTTCCAGCTATTCTTCATCTTCTTGGGCCTTGTCTTCTTGGCCCAAGCTCAGTCCCCTCGCCTCCAGTGCCGCCATTGCTGGGTACCCATCACTCTCCTCTCGCTCTCCCACCTAATCTTCTACGTGTCTGTGGCGCAAACCCTGAGGTGCATCAATGGGTTCAAGTACCAGAGGCGTTGCCACAAGCTCACACTTGGGCTGGCCACTGAGAAGCTGAGGGAGATGAAGATAAGAGcgagtggtggtggtggtggtggtggtgaccACTTTGACGGTGTTGGTGACGATGAGTTTGAGATCCACTACCAAGAGCCTCCTGAGAGTTACTTTGGCAAGTTCAAGAGGAACTGGGCTTTGCATTTTGGCTTCTTGATCTTGATCTATGGATTTATGGTCTCATCCTCTGTTGTCCTCCTTTGTTTTTAG